From one Methanocalculus alkaliphilus genomic stretch:
- a CDS encoding SLC13 family permease has protein sequence MAEMAIVFGTLLLALVLFATGKIRYDIVALIALLIVTIAGIVDPMDAFLGFGHPAVITVAAVLIVSRGLQNSGLIDILSRWVGRVGDGEVKQIFSMTGIVAVLSAFMNNVGALALMMPVAIRTARKNGRSPSFLLMPIAFGSLLGGMTTLIGTPPNIIIATYRVQNGADPFLIFDFAYVGIGVAICGILFISLIGWRLIPVRESPASADELFSVKDYLTEVKVPEGCKLSGKMIADIGAVTEADVMVVGVIRGGRRIVAPSSYERILDEDILIIRADSDDLQTLLDATKLELAGKADVSEEVIGSDSVGIIEAIVKPDSPIIDQTAYSANLRWIHGINLLAVAREGSRIRERLNQIRFRPGDILLLQGKKDAMAASLPTLGCLPLAEREIRIGTPKWILLAIAIFGSALLISALGILPVQITFSAAVVLMILTSIISLREAYASVEWPIIILLGAMIPVGQALETSGGAKLIAETIVIGSSMFPPWMTLALLLVITMFLSDLVNNAAAAVLMAPIAIGIALDFGASIDPFLMAVAIGASCAFLTPIGHQSNTLVMGPGGYRFTDYWRLGIVLEMIIVIVSIPLLLIFWPMY, from the coding sequence ATGGCTGAGATGGCAATCGTCTTTGGTACCCTTCTCCTTGCCCTGGTCCTCTTTGCAACAGGGAAGATACGGTATGATATCGTCGCCCTCATAGCTCTTCTTATTGTCACAATCGCAGGGATCGTCGATCCGATGGATGCATTCCTCGGATTTGGCCACCCGGCGGTCATCACCGTTGCAGCTGTTTTAATTGTCAGCAGGGGACTTCAGAACTCCGGGCTCATCGATATACTGAGCCGGTGGGTTGGACGGGTTGGTGATGGTGAAGTGAAACAAATCTTCTCGATGACCGGTATCGTCGCTGTTCTCTCGGCTTTCATGAATAATGTTGGTGCACTTGCCCTGATGATGCCAGTTGCGATCAGGACTGCGAGGAAGAACGGACGATCCCCTTCCTTCCTTCTTATGCCGATTGCGTTTGGATCTCTCCTTGGCGGAATGACCACCCTCATCGGGACACCCCCTAATATCATCATTGCCACATACCGGGTTCAGAACGGGGCCGATCCCTTTCTCATCTTCGATTTTGCGTATGTCGGTATCGGTGTTGCGATCTGTGGTATCCTCTTTATATCGCTCATCGGCTGGCGCCTGATACCGGTACGTGAGAGTCCTGCCTCGGCTGATGAACTCTTCTCGGTGAAGGACTATCTGACAGAAGTGAAGGTTCCCGAAGGGTGTAAACTCTCTGGGAAGATGATCGCTGATATCGGGGCGGTTACTGAAGCCGATGTGATGGTTGTCGGTGTGATCAGGGGCGGGCGGCGGATCGTTGCCCCATCCAGCTATGAGAGAATACTTGATGAGGATATCCTGATCATCCGGGCAGATTCGGATGATCTTCAGACACTCCTTGATGCAACGAAACTGGAGCTTGCCGGGAAGGCGGATGTCTCAGAGGAGGTGATCGGATCTGACTCCGTTGGCATCATTGAGGCGATTGTCAAGCCCGACTCACCGATCATCGATCAGACTGCATACTCCGCCAATCTCCGATGGATCCATGGGATTAACCTCCTTGCCGTTGCACGGGAGGGATCGAGGATCAGGGAACGCTTAAACCAGATACGATTCCGGCCTGGCGACATTCTTCTTCTGCAGGGGAAGAAAGATGCGATGGCTGCAAGCCTTCCGACTCTTGGATGTCTCCCACTTGCTGAACGGGAGATACGGATCGGCACACCGAAATGGATCCTCCTTGCCATCGCCATCTTCGGCTCCGCCCTTCTGATATCAGCATTAGGAATTCTCCCCGTCCAGATTACATTCAGTGCCGCCGTTGTGCTGATGATCCTCACCTCCATCATCTCGCTGCGTGAAGCCTATGCCAGTGTGGAATGGCCGATTATTATTCTTCTTGGTGCGATGATCCCGGTCGGCCAGGCACTTGAGACGAGCGGCGGGGCGAAATTAATCGCAGAGACTATTGTCATCGGCTCTTCGATGTTCCCCCCATGGATGACCCTTGCCCTCCTTCTGGTTATAACGATGTTCCTCTCTGATCTCGTCAATAATGCCGCCGCAGCTGTTCTGATGGCCCCGATTGCCATCGGTATCGCACTGGATTTTGGAGCTTCCATTGATCCGTTCCTCATGGCAGTGGCTATCGGTGCGTCATGTGCGTTCCTTACCCCCATCGGTCATCAGTCCAATACCCTGGTGATGGGTCCGGGAGGGTACCGGTTTACCGACTATTGGAGGTTGGGGATCGTTCTGGAGATGATCATTGTCATCGTCTCGATCCCGCTCCTCCTCATCTTCTGGCCGATGTACTGA
- a CDS encoding RRXRR domain-containing protein — protein MRIPVLDINKTPLMPTTPARARLLLKQGKARPYWNKLGIFCIILTYQVNPDNQFLVIGIDPGSSFEGWSIVGTQETVLNGMSETPKHVKKAVETRRTMRRSRRYRNCWRRPARFKNRLKNRSSIPPSTFARWNAKLRILTQIQKIIPLTDVVVEDIAAVTKKNCKRWNSNFSPLEVGKQWFYRTIRSLNFDLHLRTGYETKDLRDRFNLRKTSQKNKPVFSSHAVDAWVMAADVSGAKQPTEHGLFYWTPIRFHRRQLHRLQPETGGIRKPYGGTISLNLIRGTLVNHFKHGLSYIGGTLKERLSLHHFRTGKRLTQSAKPTDCTILTRIAWRTTHYADTRQSAFLSRLKS, from the coding sequence ATGCGAATCCCTGTATTAGATATCAACAAAACACCTCTCATGCCGACAACACCGGCAAGAGCCCGGCTCTTACTGAAACAAGGTAAAGCCAGACCTTATTGGAACAAACTCGGTATATTCTGCATCATCTTAACCTATCAGGTCAATCCAGACAACCAATTTCTCGTCATCGGTATTGATCCGGGTAGTTCCTTTGAAGGTTGGTCTATTGTTGGTACACAAGAAACCGTTCTAAACGGCATGTCCGAAACACCAAAGCATGTCAAAAAGGCGGTTGAAACCCGTCGAACCATGCGAAGATCCAGAAGATACCGTAATTGTTGGAGGCGTCCTGCACGATTCAAAAACCGTCTCAAAAACAGATCCTCCATCCCTCCAAGCACTTTTGCACGATGGAACGCCAAACTTCGTATCCTGACGCAAATTCAGAAGATCATCCCTCTGACAGATGTTGTTGTCGAAGATATTGCCGCAGTAACCAAAAAGAACTGCAAACGATGGAACTCCAACTTCTCTCCTTTAGAGGTGGGTAAACAATGGTTTTACCGTACAATCCGATCTCTCAACTTTGATCTCCATCTTCGTACCGGATACGAAACCAAAGACCTCCGGGATCGATTCAACCTCAGAAAGACCTCTCAGAAGAACAAACCTGTCTTCTCCTCTCATGCAGTAGATGCCTGGGTTATGGCGGCAGACGTTTCCGGAGCCAAACAACCAACAGAACACGGTTTATTCTATTGGACTCCGATCAGGTTTCATCGTCGTCAACTCCACCGACTCCAACCCGAAACAGGAGGGATCAGAAAACCTTATGGGGGAACGATCTCTCTGAACCTAATCCGTGGAACACTAGTCAACCATTTCAAACACGGTTTATCGTACATTGGAGGAACCCTGAAAGAACGGCTCTCATTACACCATTTCAGAACAGGTAAACGATTAACCCAATCTGCAAAACCAACAGACTGCACAATCCTGACCAGAATAGCATGGAGAACAACACACTATGCCGATACCAGGCAATCGGCATTCCTCTCACGACTAAAGTCGTGA
- a CDS encoding sulfite exporter TauE/SafE family protein translates to MDLILIISILLLTGIIAGFFAGLLGIGGGFLMVPVQYMILVSTGMDPTVAIRVAFGTSLAVVFPVSCAAAFAHHTRGGIDWGAAVPIGCAGLIGGFAGGTLASHLPADILKPLFGVMIIIAAIRMLTGTPVCRGEKDSCLFSWTLLGAIIGILSGLLGMGGGILLVPILLLFFNLPIHRAVGTSSACILFFSTGGILAYIVHGLRVADLGAGYLGYIDLLQWIILTGTMIPLSRLGVGAAHRLPAERLKRVFAGMMVIIGIVMIGILP, encoded by the coding sequence ATGGACCTTATCCTCATCATCTCCATTCTCCTTCTGACCGGCATCATCGCCGGTTTCTTCGCAGGCCTCCTCGGGATAGGCGGCGGTTTTCTCATGGTCCCGGTTCAGTATATGATCCTTGTCTCTACAGGTATGGATCCAACAGTAGCAATCCGGGTCGCTTTTGGAACAAGCCTGGCTGTCGTCTTTCCTGTCTCCTGTGCGGCTGCCTTTGCTCATCACACAAGGGGAGGAATAGACTGGGGTGCCGCAGTTCCAATAGGTTGTGCTGGACTGATCGGAGGCTTTGCCGGAGGAACACTTGCATCACATCTCCCGGCTGATATCCTAAAACCCCTCTTTGGAGTGATGATCATCATTGCCGCCATCCGGATGTTGACCGGGACTCCGGTATGCAGGGGAGAGAAGGACTCCTGCCTCTTCTCCTGGACGCTGCTTGGAGCGATCATCGGGATTCTTTCCGGACTTCTTGGTATGGGCGGGGGTATTCTTCTCGTCCCAATCCTCCTCCTCTTCTTCAATCTCCCGATTCACCGGGCAGTGGGAACGTCGTCTGCCTGTATCCTCTTCTTCTCCACAGGCGGAATTCTTGCGTACATCGTTCATGGCCTTAGAGTCGCGGATCTGGGAGCGGGGTATCTCGGGTATATCGACCTTCTGCAATGGATTATCCTGACAGGAACGATGATCCCACTCTCACGATTAGGTGTCGGAGCTGCACACCGGCTTCCCGCAGAGAGGTTGAAGAGGGTCTTTGCTGGTATGATGGTGATCATTGGCATCGTTATGATAGGAATTCTGCCCTGA
- a CDS encoding TIGR04084 family radical SAM/SPASM domain-containing protein produces MVFFHIYLTDDCNLCCRYCRGKMFDDLDETDFPCEIASDLPSEFDENLLDPLYRFLARDPDPVVTFIGGEPLLRQDLICRIMDEAPCSRFMLQTNGLLLNRLSTEYRNRFETILVSIDGAEDLTDNNRGEGVYNQITANIRMLRDKGFSGELIARMTVDEETDIHASVTHLASEMNNPFRSIHWQMDANFQGDFKRRRFGEWVRDSYNPGISALVEDWIAHMREYEEVPKWYPFLSTTEDLLLNRTSGLRCGSGVTNYTIQADGSIIPCPIMTGMKDLILGSIRTADPCHLPLSLPGHPCTDCSIHGFCGGRCLYSNFIRPWPEEGVDVVCSTIHHLRSTLLDHLPEIQNLMKHGTIGEASFQHTRFNGCEIIP; encoded by the coding sequence GTGGTATTCTTTCACATCTACCTGACCGATGACTGCAATCTCTGCTGCCGGTACTGCCGGGGGAAGATGTTTGATGATCTCGATGAGACGGACTTTCCCTGCGAGATAGCATCCGATCTCCCCTCTGAGTTCGATGAGAACCTCCTCGATCCGCTCTACCGGTTCCTTGCCAGGGATCCCGACCCTGTTGTCACCTTCATCGGCGGCGAGCCACTCCTCCGCCAGGATCTCATCTGCCGGATCATGGATGAAGCCCCATGCAGCCGCTTCATGCTTCAGACGAATGGACTCCTCCTCAACAGATTATCCACGGAGTACCGGAACAGGTTTGAGACGATCCTCGTCTCAATAGACGGAGCAGAGGATCTGACCGATAATAACCGTGGGGAGGGGGTCTATAACCAGATAACTGCCAATATCCGGATGCTGAGGGATAAGGGCTTCTCCGGGGAGCTCATCGCCAGGATGACCGTCGATGAAGAGACTGACATCCACGCATCGGTGACCCATCTCGCCTCCGAAATGAACAATCCGTTCCGATCGATTCACTGGCAGATGGATGCAAATTTCCAGGGGGATTTTAAGAGACGGCGGTTTGGGGAATGGGTCAGAGACAGCTACAACCCCGGCATATCCGCTCTTGTTGAGGACTGGATAGCCCATATGAGAGAGTATGAGGAGGTACCAAAATGGTACCCCTTCCTCTCCACCACCGAAGATCTCCTCCTCAACAGAACCTCCGGTCTTCGTTGTGGCTCAGGAGTCACAAACTATACCATCCAGGCCGATGGGTCGATCATTCCCTGTCCCATCATGACCGGGATGAAGGATCTCATCCTTGGTTCAATCAGGACCGCAGATCCCTGTCACCTCCCTCTATCACTCCCAGGCCATCCATGCACAGACTGTTCCATCCACGGCTTCTGCGGAGGAAGGTGCCTCTATTCAAATTTCATACGCCCCTGGCCGGAAGAAGGGGTAGATGTGGTCTGCTCAACAATCCACCACCTCCGCTCAACATTGCTGGATCACCTCCCTGAGATACAGAATCTCATGAAACATGGGACAATCGGGGAGGCTTCGTTTCAGCATACACGATTCAATGGATGTGAGATCATCCCCTGA
- a CDS encoding flavodoxin domain-containing protein, whose amino-acid sequence MRVLIAYATHAGSTAEIATFIASELKNHGISAEVKEIREVIDPGEYDRLIIGGPIYVGRMKEVEEFCKQHQATIKGRLIGAFTVGMAFTGDEVKQAEARQVLDTAIAPFSPGRLGYFAGKTDPSRLSFFERTALKVVKAPIGDFRDWNAIRTWITGVADDLRG is encoded by the coding sequence ATGCGAGTACTCATTGCGTATGCGACACATGCCGGATCAACAGCAGAGATTGCCACCTTCATTGCATCTGAACTCAAAAACCATGGTATCTCTGCAGAGGTGAAGGAGATCAGGGAGGTCATTGATCCCGGAGAGTATGACCGCCTCATCATCGGGGGTCCAATCTATGTGGGGAGGATGAAGGAGGTGGAGGAGTTCTGCAAACAGCATCAGGCCACAATCAAGGGGAGGCTCATCGGGGCATTTACCGTTGGTATGGCATTTACCGGGGATGAGGTGAAGCAGGCGGAGGCGAGGCAGGTTCTGGATACGGCGATTGCTCCCTTCAGTCCGGGGAGGCTCGGATACTTTGCCGGGAAGACTGATCCATCGCGACTTTCGTTTTTTGAAAGGACGGCACTCAAAGTTGTCAAAGCCCCAATCGGGGATTTCCGGGACTGGAATGCGATCAGGACATGGATTACGGGTGTTGCAGACGATCTGAGGGGTTGA
- a CDS encoding Glu/Leu/Phe/Val family dehydrogenase, whose translation MFEHRHNGLPPQILDCARFMNLDPLTAEYLCHPMRELTVSIPIRMDDGQVKVFTGYRIQWNDALGPMKGGIRYHPDETIDTVRSLAAWMTWKTALLDLPLGGAKGGIVCDPKTLSDRELQRLTRRYIQRIAPFIGPETDVPAPDVGTDARVMGWMMDEYSRLQGKYQPGVITGKPIQVGGALGRTEATARGGIATISEAARELNIQLKDATVAIQGFGNAGANAAYLARNLLNTRVIAVSDSKGCVYHAEGLNLEEVSAQKRKTGSVVGAPNTEKMNGDDVFTLEADIVIAAALEDAITPSIAEKMTPKIVAELANGPTTPEADRILFEEGVHVIPDILCNAGGVTVSFFEMIQNKTFDAWTEDEVNQRLEKKMIKAYRDVFQMARTSGITMRKAAYVVASERIINAMKLRGWI comes from the coding sequence ATGTTCGAACACAGACATAACGGCCTTCCACCCCAAATCCTCGACTGTGCACGGTTTATGAATCTCGATCCTCTGACAGCAGAATATCTCTGCCACCCAATGCGTGAGCTGACCGTATCGATTCCAATCCGGATGGATGACGGACAGGTCAAGGTCTTCACCGGATATCGAATCCAGTGGAACGACGCACTCGGTCCAATGAAGGGGGGTATCCGGTACCACCCCGATGAGACGATCGATACCGTCAGATCACTGGCCGCATGGATGACATGGAAGACCGCACTCCTCGATCTCCCCCTTGGTGGAGCTAAAGGAGGGATCGTCTGCGATCCAAAGACCCTCTCAGACAGGGAGCTGCAGAGGCTGACCAGGAGATATATCCAGCGGATAGCACCGTTCATCGGTCCGGAGACCGATGTTCCTGCACCCGATGTCGGCACCGATGCACGGGTGATGGGATGGATGATGGATGAGTACTCCCGGCTTCAGGGGAAATACCAGCCCGGTGTCATTACAGGCAAGCCGATCCAGGTTGGTGGTGCACTTGGAAGGACAGAAGCGACAGCCCGTGGTGGTATTGCAACCATCAGTGAGGCGGCACGCGAACTGAATATTCAGCTGAAAGATGCAACCGTGGCTATCCAGGGCTTTGGAAATGCCGGCGCCAATGCGGCATACCTCGCACGGAACCTCCTCAATACACGGGTCATTGCAGTTTCTGATTCAAAAGGGTGTGTCTACCATGCCGAAGGCTTAAACCTTGAAGAGGTGAGTGCCCAGAAGAGGAAGACAGGTAGCGTTGTCGGAGCGCCAAATACTGAGAAGATGAACGGTGATGACGTCTTCACCCTTGAGGCAGATATCGTCATCGCAGCGGCGCTTGAAGATGCGATCACCCCTTCAATCGCAGAGAAGATGACCCCGAAGATCGTTGCCGAGCTGGCAAACGGGCCGACGACCCCCGAAGCCGACCGGATTCTCTTTGAAGAGGGTGTCCACGTCATCCCTGATATCCTCTGCAATGCCGGAGGAGTGACGGTATCATTCTTTGAGATGATCCAAAACAAGACATTTGACGCCTGGACCGAGGATGAGGTCAACCAGAGGCTTGAAAAGAAGATGATCAAGGCATACCGTGATGTCTTCCAGATGGCAAGGACAAGCGGCATCACCATGAGAAAAGCCGCATATGTCGTCGCCTCAGAGCGCATCATTAATGCAATGAAGCTTCGCGGCTGGATATAA
- a CDS encoding HEAT repeat domain-containing protein, with amino-acid sequence MTEEGCEQLTAEELLTRARLERDPTRKLFFSSEAIERNPDDPKAWIERTKALMKCAMLTEAEEQINEVLRRYPDDGDGWYLHGLLMNMMGSRTLAKESLKKAIGSSIHPGPAQYALGSILASEGQDDEALTIFDAALREDIHDSDAWYARGRALLRMRRYRQAIISFDHVLEGRPGDHHATEARREAIRMMNREQAVREGDREFETLREEADYLQLARILEHAGDAKAKKAAEVLISLGRGSTRHIRPLLSHDDPIIRLRALHTLLALDDQECADIFVQVALKIQTPEEGGGRKSADLLDAISHALRRMRIDTTPALEEAIHSGDENRTIRAIRLLQRTGGEKCLIHLLSATSSASITVIYAALTALGAIGDERAVDRVATLMKSPDPAVRERARAVNRLIIQRSLPALMRRYASADEDDRASLLGILGEAGGGAIPELLRMLRFEEDSNVREAASEALIAASDGKAIQPLIDTLISADNRLADHVRAALIHTVPSAVPHLMDLLIDPRRRVRERASDTLTGMGRNALPALIGAIYAEDPALRDAASGILIRIGMNALPALEDALHLSDDQDLIRDLISRIRKNERMERLLAEYRGEEPI; translated from the coding sequence GTGACAGAAGAGGGGTGTGAACAATTAACTGCAGAGGAGCTGCTCACCCGGGCCCGTCTCGAACGGGACCCCACCCGAAAATTATTCTTCTCCTCAGAGGCTATCGAGAGGAATCCCGACGATCCGAAGGCGTGGATCGAACGAACGAAGGCACTCATGAAATGTGCCATGCTCACCGAAGCAGAAGAGCAGATCAATGAGGTGCTGAGACGCTATCCTGATGATGGTGATGGCTGGTATCTGCATGGCCTTCTCATGAATATGATGGGGAGTCGGACGCTGGCAAAGGAGAGCCTGAAGAAAGCCATCGGCTCATCAATACATCCGGGACCGGCCCAATATGCCCTTGGCAGCATCCTTGCATCCGAAGGTCAGGATGATGAGGCGCTCACCATCTTTGATGCCGCCCTCAGAGAGGACATCCATGACTCCGATGCATGGTATGCACGGGGGAGAGCTCTCCTCAGAATGCGACGCTACCGTCAGGCGATCATCTCCTTTGACCATGTCCTGGAGGGAAGGCCAGGTGACCATCATGCCACCGAAGCACGCCGTGAAGCTATCCGGATGATGAACCGTGAACAGGCAGTGCGTGAGGGGGATCGTGAGTTTGAGACGCTCCGGGAAGAGGCAGATTATCTCCAGCTTGCCCGCATCCTGGAACATGCAGGTGATGCAAAGGCAAAGAAGGCAGCAGAAGTGCTGATCAGCCTTGGAAGAGGATCAACCCGGCATATCCGGCCTCTCCTCTCCCATGATGATCCAATAATCAGGCTTCGCGCACTCCATACACTTCTTGCTCTGGATGATCAGGAGTGTGCCGATATCTTCGTCCAGGTTGCATTAAAGATACAAACCCCTGAGGAAGGAGGGGGAAGAAAATCCGCCGATCTCCTCGATGCCATCAGCCACGCCCTCAGAAGAATGCGTATCGATACCACGCCTGCACTCGAGGAGGCGATCCATAGTGGTGATGAGAACAGGACAATACGGGCTATCCGGCTCCTTCAGCGGACAGGGGGGGAGAAGTGCCTCATCCACCTCCTCTCTGCAACGAGTAGCGCTTCCATCACAGTAATCTATGCTGCCCTGACTGCACTTGGTGCAATCGGGGATGAGCGTGCGGTTGACCGGGTTGCCACCCTCATGAAAAGCCCGGACCCGGCGGTTCGTGAGCGCGCACGGGCAGTTAATCGTCTAATAATCCAACGGTCACTCCCTGCACTGATGAGACGATATGCTTCAGCAGACGAAGATGACCGGGCCAGCCTCCTTGGGATCCTTGGGGAGGCAGGGGGAGGTGCGATCCCTGAACTTCTCCGGATGCTCAGATTTGAGGAGGATAGCAACGTCCGGGAAGCAGCATCTGAGGCTCTCATCGCCGCCTCGGACGGCAAAGCGATCCAGCCTCTCATCGATACACTCATATCGGCAGATAATCGTCTTGCAGACCATGTCAGGGCAGCATTAATCCATACCGTACCCTCAGCAGTCCCGCATCTTATGGATCTCCTCATTGATCCGAGACGTCGCGTCCGTGAGCGGGCATCAGATACGCTCACAGGAATGGGAAGGAATGCACTTCCTGCACTCATTGGTGCTATCTATGCAGAGGATCCGGCTCTGAGAGATGCGGCATCAGGGATTCTCATCCGCATCGGAATGAACGCTCTTCCCGCACTTGAAGATGCACTCCACCTCTCTGATGATCAGGATCTGATCAGGGATCTCATCAGTCGTATCAGAAAGAATGAGCGTATGGAACGCCTCCTTGCTGAATACCGCGGTGAGGAGCCGATCTGA
- a CDS encoding YbhB/YbcL family Raf kinase inhibitor-like protein has protein sequence MEKLTVNLGFVEFPPTHTGDGQNLSPLIRLANLKSPYLAVFAFNPFEPGCSFCAWIAWDIPADHRIPAGLPPMPEIDHPIHAVQGTNDYGETGYRGPAPPPGETHRYLFKVYGLDAKLDIPPGSDKHAVIEAMKGHVIQYGDTKAVCQR, from the coding sequence ATGGAAAAACTGACTGTCAACCTCGGCTTTGTGGAGTTTCCACCGACTCATACCGGAGACGGCCAGAACCTCTCCCCACTGATCCGCCTTGCCAACCTCAAATCTCCATATCTTGCAGTCTTTGCATTTAACCCCTTTGAACCGGGCTGTTCATTCTGTGCATGGATTGCCTGGGATATTCCGGCCGACCATCGCATCCCCGCCGGACTCCCACCCATGCCGGAGATCGATCATCCGATCCATGCAGTGCAGGGGACAAATGATTATGGCGAGACCGGGTATCGCGGACCCGCACCACCACCCGGAGAGACACACCGGTATCTCTTCAAGGTATATGGTCTGGACGCAAAACTCGATATCCCACCCGGATCTGACAAGCACGCAGTCATCGAGGCGATGAAAGGGCATGTCATCCAGTATGGTGATACAAAAGCAGTCTGCCAGCGGTAA
- a CDS encoding YbhB/YbcL family Raf kinase inhibitor-like protein produces MEKLSIRFGTREFPADYTCDGKDRSPPLHIEGLNENVKALALIMEDESSKDGGNFTHWIIWNIDPVRILPEGLEKEPTISFPVSAVQGRNDYGEVGYRGPCPESGTPHRYIFKVYAIDAPLALEAGATKKELAAALAGRVIQFGSTHAIYSR; encoded by the coding sequence ATGGAGAAATTATCAATTCGCTTCGGAACCCGTGAGTTTCCAGCCGATTATACCTGTGACGGCAAAGACCGCTCCCCTCCTCTCCACATCGAGGGCCTTAACGAGAACGTGAAAGCTCTCGCCCTCATCATGGAGGATGAAAGCTCAAAAGATGGTGGTAACTTCACCCACTGGATCATCTGGAACATCGATCCTGTCAGGATACTGCCGGAGGGACTGGAGAAAGAACCAACCATCAGCTTCCCGGTCAGTGCTGTCCAGGGAAGGAACGACTATGGAGAGGTAGGATACCGGGGCCCCTGCCCGGAGTCCGGCACTCCGCATCGATATATCTTCAAGGTCTATGCAATCGATGCACCACTCGCTCTTGAGGCAGGTGCGACTAAAAAAGAGCTTGCCGCTGCCCTTGCAGGGCGTGTTATCCAGTTTGGATCGACACATGCAATCTATTCCCGGTAA
- the tsaA gene encoding tRNA (N6-threonylcarbamoyladenosine(37)-N6)-methyltransferase TrmO, translating into MMEKVLLYTDGASRGNPGNAALAYLVVQGERIIREHGEHIGRMTNNEAEYRAIIEGLKAAAQLGADEVEVFSDSQLVVRQMNGQYAVRAQGLIPLHRKAQEAVSMFSSVRFASVPREHPYIRMADQLANEALDGKRSSVQVEEKNLPGVGLRPIGIVRSAYKVQADAPRQGRTEPVESIIEIYPDYEAGLESVSSSRHLFILSWFDRSSRDVLSVERPEWPKPRGVFATRSPNRPNPIGLSLVDLIGIEGRVLRVRGLDALDGTPVLDIKPYSAGIDSP; encoded by the coding sequence ATGATGGAGAAAGTACTACTCTATACGGATGGTGCCTCACGGGGAAACCCGGGGAACGCAGCACTTGCTTACCTTGTCGTGCAGGGTGAACGGATCATCAGGGAGCATGGTGAACATATTGGCCGAATGACCAACAACGAGGCTGAGTACAGGGCGATCATTGAAGGCCTGAAGGCGGCTGCACAGCTTGGCGCAGATGAGGTGGAGGTCTTCTCGGACAGCCAGCTCGTCGTCAGGCAGATGAACGGTCAGTATGCCGTCAGGGCACAGGGGCTGATACCGCTTCATCGGAAGGCTCAGGAGGCGGTCAGTATGTTCTCCTCTGTCCGGTTTGCCTCTGTTCCACGGGAGCACCCCTATATCCGGATGGCAGATCAGCTTGCAAATGAGGCACTGGATGGAAAAAGATCCTCTGTGCAGGTCGAAGAGAAGAATCTTCCTGGCGTCGGGCTCAGGCCGATTGGCATTGTCCGATCTGCATACAAAGTGCAGGCAGATGCTCCACGGCAGGGGCGAACTGAGCCGGTTGAGAGCATTATTGAGATATATCCTGACTATGAAGCCGGTTTGGAGAGTGTCTCCTCATCCCGACACCTGTTCATCCTCTCATGGTTTGATCGCAGCAGCCGTGATGTTCTCTCTGTCGAACGCCCCGAATGGCCGAAGCCGCGCGGGGTCTTTGCAACCCGCTCTCCAAACAGGCCAAACCCGATTGGCCTCTCGCTCGTCGATCTCATCGGCATTGAAGGCCGCGTCCTCCGGGTGAGGGGGCTTGATGCGCTCGACGGTACTCCGGTCCTTGATATCAAGCCCTATTCAGCCGGTATAGATTCGCCATAA